The Raphanus sativus cultivar WK10039 chromosome 2, ASM80110v3, whole genome shotgun sequence genome includes a region encoding these proteins:
- the LOC130501722 gene encoding uncharacterized protein LOC130501722 yields MSKVAKNIEDKVEVEFISLGEHVGDGSVTLSSFLGPLVREHVPVLLGDWRHLDEQIKDTMWEEIQARFKLTEQWQKEAVLKQMGCIWRSSKSRLVSLVRNVGSMEELTKLKPSNVQSASAWMNWVKTKKGKDFKVTSDKFRELRRNQIPHTTSRKGMVRLAHEMKKKSSNPTQVTRSKVWIAGHTHSDGRPVRPEFEDTIEKIKTLDTEMESTASTSVNDDAVSQVLGKDKPGRIRGMGRGITATKIAFMQARDSHVLKLEAKQAELQDELRGLKDVVRGLTASKSNHVDGVSNSEFSDLSKGPRCQILDWCSVDDVVIGEGEFCSSEPTYKIGRIPLGMHAGAILVKSVTNEEAPIWRPTTSVTTLGQAIGMKIAWQLEKLILDEDYSENMPTEGEGDKILIYDWSKEDVLVAEGRLQSTDPKKLVNNIPLGPSAAIVKVDRVVNEDGSLWRPNVEKLMIGDALGENIPWPIHKILKATVQANRDELMSRSRSRASASNSSNTSKNEKKKCILLDCKGSGKKVAEGRVSSTNPDDVVHFVRLGPNASKIWVDVPLIEDAPLWRPNSELQIIADAQGSIVAWPNDKLLYI; encoded by the exons ATGAGTAAAGTGGCTAAAAACATTGAAGACAAGGTTGAAGTTGAATTTATATCTCTCGGTGAACATGTAGGGGATGGATCAGTAACACTTTCCTCATTTCTTGGTCCACTTGTGAGAGAGCATGTACCAGTCCTTCTTGGAGATTGGAGGCACCTTGATGAACAGATCAAGGATACAATGTGGGAGGAAATTCAG GCGAGGTTCAAACTGACAGAACAGTGGCAAAAAGAAGCTGTGTTAAAGCAGATGGGGTGTATATGGAGGTCTTCAAAGTCAAGGCTTGTAAGCCTTGTGCGAAATGTAGGGAGCATGGAAGAACTTACTAAACTAAAACCAAGCAATGTTCAATCTGCGTCAGCTTGGATGAATTGGGTGAAGACAAAGAAAGGAAAAGATTTTAAGGTCACTAGTGACAAATTCAGGGAATTGAGGAGAAACCAGATTCCTCACACAACTAGTCGCAAGGGAATGGTTCGCTTGGCTCATGAAATG aagaaaaaaagttcaaaCCCCACGCAAGTGACTAGGAGTAAGGTCTGGATAGCAGGACATACACATTCAGATGGGAGACCTGTGAGGCCTGAGTTTGAAGATACTATT gaaaaaatcaaaacccttGATACTGAAATGGAATCCACTGCCAGTACGAGTGTTAACGACGATGCTGTGAGTCAGGTCCTAGGAAAAGACAAACCAGGAAGGATTAGAGGAATGGGCAGAGGAATAACTGCTACGAAGATAGCATTCATGCAGGCCAGAGACTCACATGTACTGAAACTTGAAGCTAAGCAAGCTGAATTGCAGGATGAACTTCGTGGTTTGAAGGATGTAGTTCGTGGATTAACTGCATCAAAAAGT AATCATGTTGACGGTGTCTCCAATTCTGAGTTCAGTGATCTGAGCAAAGGACCTAGGTGTCAGATTTTAGACTGGTGTTCAGTAGATGATGTTGTCATCGGAGAAGGAGAATTCTGCTCATCTGAACCAACTTACAAAATTGGACGAATTCCACTTGGTATGCATGCTGGTGCTATTTTAGTTAAGTCTGTTACAAATGAAGAAGCACCTATCTGGAGGCCTACGACATCTGTTACCACACTTGGCCAAGCCATTGGAATGAAAATAGCATGGCAACTTGAGAAGCTCATTCTGGATGAAGACTACTCAGAAAATATG CCTACAGAGGGAGAAGGCGATAAAATCCTAATCTATGATTGGTCAAAGGAGGATGTACTTGTTGCTGAGGGTCGTCTCCAGTCAACTGACCCAAAAAAACTGGTTAACAACATTCCATTGGGTCCTAGTGCTGCTATTGTCAAAGTAGATAGGGTAGTTAATGAAGATGGTTCTCTATGGAGACCAAATGTGGAGAAGTTGATGATTGGTGATGCACTCGGTGAGAACATCCCATGGCCTATCCATAAGATTCTTAAGGCTACTGTACAAGCAAACAGAGATGAACTGATGTCTAGAAGTAGATCGCGTGCG AGTGCAAGTAACAGCTCTAACACCAGCAAGAATGAGAAAAAGAAGTGCATCCTCTTAGATTGCAAGGGATCAGGAAAAAAGGTTGCAGAAGGTCGAGTTTCCTCGACTAATCCAGATGATGTCGTTCATTTTGTTCGGTTAGGCCCCAATGCAAGCAAGATATGGGTTGATGTTCCTCTGATTGAAGATGCACCACTTTGGAGACCTAATTCAGAACTTCAGATCATTGCTGATGCTCAAGGAAGTATAGTTGCTTGGCCAAATGACAAACTCCTTTACATATGA